The genomic segment TGCAATGAATCTAATGGTTTCGAGACAAAAGCTGCATAATTGCATATTCTTTAATTAGTCAACGTTTTTCTTATGAGCGGCAATGCTGCAGAGCTTTATAAGCTTATAAATGCAGATCCAAATAAAAAACAAGATCTTTTTCGTCAAGCTCTTCAAAACCCAAAAGGTGCGATGCAATCCATATGTGCATTTGGGATTGAAATGAATTTGCCAGTTACCTCAGAAGAGGTAAAAGAATATTTGACTACAGTTGATGATTTAGATACCAAACAATGGCTTCTAAAGGCTAGAGGTGGGTTGTAATTATTTTTTGAATGAAGAGTGTATTTCTAATGTATCTTGACTATTTTCTCTAATTCCTCTTCTTTCGTAGCCGCCTCCGCCTGCCATCGTCCAAAAAAACCAATAACTGGGAATTGCAAGAGCTGCGGCGAGTACTAAAGCAGCAATTTGTTCGAGTCTTAACATGGCTTACTTAAGTAATGTAATTTAAATCAGTCAGCATCTTTTAAAGCTAAATGATTCAAGGCAATTCTCTTGAGGTCTTATTGTAGTGTTGCGACTAGAGAAGATTAGTAAAATTTATCCCACTGGCGAAGTCTTGAAAGATGTCAGTTGGGAAATTAGAAATGGAGAGAGAATTGGTTTGGTTGGAGTCAATGGAGCAGGAAAATCAACACAATTAAAAATTATTGCTGGATTAGAAGAAGCAACTGATGGATCTTTGATTAGCGAAGGGGATCCATCTATTGCTTATTTAAAACAGGAATTTGATGTGGATCTTTCAAGAACTGTTAGAGAAGAGTTATTTGTTGCATTTAAAGAAGCATCTGATTTACTTCACAGTCAAAAATTAGTTCAAGAAAATATGGAATCTGAATTAGCTTCTAAAGATTTAGATTACCTAGATTTATTAATCAAAGAATTAAGCGTGATTCAAAGCAAATTTGAATCAATAAATGGTTACGATTTAGAATCTAAAGTTGAAAAGTTATTACCCACTATTGGTTTCAATCAAAATGAAGCAGACAGACTAGTTGGAGACTTCTCGGGTGGCTGGCAGATGAGAATAGCTTTAGGAAAAATCCTATTACAAAGTCCTGATTTATTGTTACTTGATGAACCAACTAATCATTTAGATTTAGAAACGATTGAATGGCTAGAGAATTATTTACTTAATCAGAAAATTGCTATGGTAATTGTTAGCCATGATAGATCTTTCTTAGATAAAGTTTGTACGAGAATTGTTAATACCGAGCGAGGTAAATCTAAAAGCTATATTGGAAATTATACGTCATATCTTCAACAGAGAGATTTTGAATTGGAATCAACAAAAGTTGCATACGAGAAACAACAGAAGGATATACAAGTTCAAAAGGCATATATAGAAAGATTTCGAGCAAGTGCTACAAGAAGTACACAAGCTAAAAGTAGAGAAAAGTTATTAGATAAAGTTGAAAAGATAGAAGCTCCTGAGAATAACTTAAAAGGACCTAATTTTAAATTTTTGGAAGCACCACGTGCTGGTAGGGATATCTTAAATATTAAGGATTTAACCCATAGCTATGAAGATAATATTTTATTTTTAGGAGCCTTTTTAGAGCTTGAGCCAGGCGAAAGAATAGCATTTTTAGGTCCAAATGGTTCTGGAAAATCTACTTTACTGCGACTAATTATGGGGTTAGAAGAACCTGATGAAGGATCTATTACGATAGGAAAATATAATATTATACCTAGTTATTTTGAACAAAATCAAGCAGAGGCCTTAGAGTTAGAAAAAACAGTAATTGAGACAATTTCTCAATCTGTACCTGATTGGACACAAACAGAAATTCGTTCTTTACTGGGTAGCTTTGGTTTAACTAATGATTCGGTTTTTAAGGAGGTCAGTCAGATTAGTGGAGGAGAGAAAGCAAGACTTGCTTTAGCTTTAATGATTATTAAGCCGTCAAATTTGCTTATTCTTGATGAACCGACAAATCATTTAGATATACCTTCAAAGCAAATGCTAGAGCAGGCATTATCCAATTATAATGGCACTGCATTAATAGTTTCTCATGATCGATATTTTATTTCAAAAGTTGCAAACACAATTGTAGAAATAAGAGATGGTCAATTAATTAAGTATCAAGGTGATTACAAATACTATAAAGAGAAAAAAATCGAAGAAGCACAAGAAAAAGAAAAAGAATTACAATTAGCTGAAAGGGAAAGAAAAAGGTTGGCTAATCGAGAAAAACAGCGTAGGAAGAAGAAAACTAAACAAAAATAATTATTATAGAAATATTTTTTTTAATTATACTTGAAGATCATAAATATCAACTGGTTTGATAATTTTTATAGACTCTATATTCTCTCTAAGTATTTTAATTCTTAATGCTGATTGTAAATTATTTTTATTAATTTTTTTTACCACATCTGCTGGAGTTGAAATTTTTTCATTGTTGATTGAAATTATTAGATCATTTACTTTTAATCCACCTTTTTCGGCCGGACCATTTGGCATCAAATATTTAATTATCGCTCCATCTTCTGTTTGGGAAAGAAAATTACTTTTTTGTTTGATATTGCTTGAAAGTGTTACTCCGATCATGGGATGCTTGGCTCTCCCGCTGGTGATTAAATCTTTGGCGATTTTTCTAGCTCTATTTATTGGAATTGCGAAACCTAATCCTGCTCCTGGTCCTGAGCGAACAAGAGTATTAATACCAATCACTTCTCCAACAGAATTTAATAATGGTCCTCCAGAATTACCTGGATTAATAGCTGCATCAGTTTGAATGAGATCTATTCTTTTGTCGGATATACCTAATTGAGCAACATCTCTATTGAGATTACTAATGATTCCAAGAGTAACCGTATTTTCAAGTCCAAAAGGATTTCCAACTGCAATTGCCCAATCACCAACTTTTAAATTATCGGAGTTTCCTAATTGGGCAGTTGGCCAAGGACCTTTTGCTTTGAGTTTAATAACTGCAAGATCTGTTAAAGAATCTTCTCCAACAACATTTCCAAGCACTCTTCTTCCATCTGATAAACCCACTATTAATTGATCAGTTTTTTCTATTACATGAGCATTAGTTAAGACCAGACCTTCTTTAGAAAAAATCACTCCACTTCCTTGCCCTTTTTCAATTCGAGATCGTGGAACTTGCAGGCCTCTTAGACCAAAGAATCGTTCAAAATATCGATCATTTAAGATCCCAGGAGGAAATACACCTTCACTTGAAGATAAAACCTGACGTTGTGTTTCAATTGTGACCACTGCATCCCCACTAATATTTAACGCTTTTGATACGAAAGATTGCTTATTGTGATTTTCTTGGGATAACAGTGAAGCTTCACTTGAATGAAGAGGAGTTTCATATCGGAAGTTCAAAAAAATAAGAACAACTAAAACAAAAATTTTAAAATATTTTTTTTGACGTAACTTTAGGGATCCTATTATTAGTCTGTTGTCATCTAATCCATGCATGATCTTCTGAAAGGGATTAGTTCTTATTATCAAAACTAATCATAGCTAATTTAAAAATTGAAATGCACACCATTTTAATTACCGTAGATTTTTACTAAATAACTATTCTTTGAACTTTCTTTCCTCTAGAATAATACTCTGATTTATTCTGTGATTGAAGATGAAACTAGAACGACTTCAAAACTTAATCTGAATTAATGCATTCAGTTTTTTGATTTATCATTTTTGCAAATGTTGAGCAATTTTTTACCTTTTGTTTATGGCCTTTCAGTTTTTGTTTTGTTGTTTTTGGCTGCCAGAATAATGCTAAATGGTTTTTTCTCAGGTCAAGCATCATTTAAGATTCAAAATTCATTTTCAAAGACAAAAGGTGATGATCGAACAGGCTTGGTTACTGTTCATCCTGAGCTTCTAGACAAAGATGGCTCCATTACTGATGAAGATTTGCTCACAGTTCGTTTTTCTAAGGACAGTGATCATCCACAATCATATGAAAAGCCTTCTGAATAATTTTCATTAGATTTTTTGGGTTTGACATTACATAGTTATCTAAGAGGTTTTAATTTTGGAACAAAGAACGCGCATAGTCGCTGCAGTTTTGAAAAACGTGAAGTTACCTCCAAGGTTTCGTCTCAGATTATTAAAAGAAGACCCAGTGAGGCTTGAGTTAAGCCTTACTCCAGCTTACGGAAAAGATCCTATTCAAGTTGGGTTAGTAGAGTCCCTTGATTTGGTTGCTAGAAGAGACAGAGAAGGAAGAATGCCTAGAGATTTACAAGGGACATGGGATTGGACTGTACGACATGGAGAAGTTAGTACTGGTGGATGGAATCCTTATCTAAAAGAAGCTCTTCAGACCATGTTTGAAACTGGATTACCAGCAATTATTTACGAGGAACTTACTGGAGAGGACTATCATCCAGTTGATGGCGCCAGACATGTTAGATAGATATTGAAAGTTTTAAAAACAAATTAATTTCAAGAGCCAACATATATGTTTTCTCATTCTCAGCATTTCTTTAGTATTATTAAAATGATTTCTATTAACAAATGAAAGATAACTTCGAACCTCGTTATGGATTTGTCAATTTTGCTGAAATATGGAATGGCCGTTTAGCAATGATGGGTATTTTAATAGGTTTAACAACAGAACTTTTAACAGGGCAAGGGATTTTAACTCAGATGGGAATCGGTTGAAAAACTAATTTTTAGTTTTTTATTTTTAAAAGTTTGACTGATCTTAAAAACGCTAAACAATCTCTAACTACATATAGTGTTAAAGAGTTAAACGAATCTATTGGCTTATTATTATCAAGAGGCTTTGCCCCAAAGTTTATACTTGAAGCCGCTGTTTCTAAATCACAAATAAAAAAAGGTCATTTATGGTTAACTTTAACGGACGGGAAAGCAAGTGTAGATGCAGTTGCATGGTCATCAACAATAAAGTCTTTAAAATTTTTACCAAAGCAAGATGATGGCGTTGTTATTATTGGTAAATTAAATTTCTGGGAATCTCAAGCAAGAGTATCGGTACAAGTTTTCGATATTCGACCAAGTATTTCTACGGTTCTTAGGAAGTTTGAAATAGTCAAATCAAATCTTTTTAAAGAAGGTTTGATAGATGATTCGTTACGAAAAAAATTGCCAAAATATCCTCATTCACTTGGTATCCTTACAAGTGTTCCAAGCTCTGCTTTAGCTGACATGCTTAGAACAGCTAAGGAGAGATGGCCATTAACGAAGCTGCAAATAATTCCTATTCCGGTTCAAGGTGATAATGCAAATAAACTAAAATCTATTTTAAGTAAATTAAAAAAAAATAAGTTACAAGTAGAGGCTTTAATTATAGCTAGAGGAGGAGGTAGCAGAGAAGATTTAATGTTGTTCGATAGTGAAATCATAGCTAGAGAAATCGCAACTTTCCCAATACCAGTAATTACAGGGATAGGTCACGAAGATGATCTAACTGTTGCTGATCTGGTTTCAGATCATCGATCTGCCACTCCAACTGCTGCGATTGTTGATCTATTGCCCTCAAGAGAAATTGAAAAAAATAAGTTTTTGCAAAATAAAAAATTACTTAAATATTATTTGAAATTATTTTTTCAGAACACAAAGAAAACATTAATTACAAAAAAATCTATTTTTCAATCTTATTCACCCCGACTATTAATAAAAAATAAAAGAACAAGAATAAATTATATGTATGAGATTTTGAATGCACTTTCTCCAAGAAAATTGTTAAAAAGAGGTTTTGCGCTAATTACTGACGAGTCAGGTAATTCGATTTATAGTGTAAAAAATATTAAGGAAAATGATAAGCTGATAGTTCAATTTTGTGATGGAAAAATTACAGCAGAGGTTGATAGTCTTAATTATGATAAAATATAAATTTATTGAATAAAAATTTGTTATTACATGCCACTTGAAAATCAAGTTATCCCAAATCATTTATCAATGTCTAACAAAGTTACTAACAAAAAAAATATAGAAATCTTTAAACAAGATATTAATAGATTAAGTTATGAAGAATCTATATCTGCATTGGAAACTATCTTAAACAATGTGCAAGATGAAAATATTTCATTGGATGAAATTCAAATTAATTATATTAAAGGTCATCTACTTCTTAAGCATTGCGAAGAACTCTTGCAGTTTTGTGAACAAGAGATTAATGAAATTAATCCAGAATTTTTAGAATTAGATTAATTTATAAATCTAATTCTTCGGATTTTATGTCAATTGTTGCTGCACTTGCTGGAATATTTTCTAGAATATCTGCATTTTTTGTTATGGGTGTTCCACATATTGGACAAATCATTTGACTGTTAAGAAAGGTTGAGCCACAAGCTTCACAGTTTTGTACTTTTGATTGGATTCTTTTCCAAGTAAACCATCCAACTCCTCCTAAGACTAATGGTATTATTGTAATGATAAGGAATATTCCGCCTGCTAAATCAATAATAAATTTCCCAGCTGGTGTAGGTAAAATAATAAGTAGAATAAATACCATCCAAATCAATGAAGATGGCTTATTCATGACTACTTAAGAGATTTATTTAAATATTATAATTTAAATTTAGCTGCTTGTTTCAATGATGTTTAAACGTATCGATTTCGACGCATGCTTGCAATTACAACGCTCCAACATTGACCAAAATAAATAATTACTCCTACCATCCAAACCCAAAGAGTCAATACAAGGACTCCACCAATGAATCCATAAGCTTGAAATCTTGATCCCAATGAAAGGATACTTCTACTAACTGCCAAATTCAGAATAGTTAGCAAAGTTCCAATCATCAAAGCCCCAGGTATTAGTGGTTTTAAAGGCACTCTTCTACTGGGGAGTAAACCTTGTAAAAGCAGTGCCATAGTTGAAAAACCTATTAGAGGAAGTATAAATTGACCTACTTGAAGTACAGGTATTTTTGTTATGGCATTTTCAACCCAAGGGGTTGTGTTGGCTAAGTCTTCCAAAACTGCTTCGGGAATCAGACGAATATTTGCACTGATTTGATCGATAACCATCAAAATCCCAACTAGAAGAACTACAAAGAAAGCTTCAATACGATTTCTGATAAATCGAAACGCTTGAAGCCTTAATGGATCTGGCTTTGATTTAACTGGTAGTACGTCTTCCCATAATCGATCTGCTCCTCTTTGTAGTGTTAGATAGGCATTGCCAGCAGTGATCATTAAAAACATTGCCCCAAGAATCCCTGCGCCAAACCCCTGATTAATTAATTGTTCTAAAGTTGATGCGACCAAAGCTATTACTTCAGACGGTAAAACCTCAGCGGTTAATTCAATTATTCTTTGCTCTATTCCTTGCTGTTTTCCTAAAAACCATGATGCAACTGATAGCGAGATTAGCAATATTGGAAAGAAGGACTGAAGAGTGTAGTAAGCAAATGCTGCGCTTAAATCGACGCAATCACACTTAGACCATCTTTCATAAGCTCTCCAGAGACTGCTAAACAACCATCTTGCTTTTTTAGTCCAGTTCAAGCCCACTTTGGTTATGGAGTATTTGATATTACGCTAACTCCTAAGGAGAAGATTTTTCTTAGTTGAATCAGTAGATTTAAAATCATAAATTTTATTAATGTAGCTAATTTAATTAGAACAAAGGGGCACAAAGTGTATTAACTATCCTGAATTAATGCTGACGCCCATGGCAGCATGTTGTTCAATTGATCTTCAGTGGATGCTGTTAGTAATGGGAAATTCACTGAAGTAAGATCTGTTCCAGAGAGAATGTTTTTTGGGTTAGTCTCCAACCAGTTGATAAGACAATTAAGTTCCTCAAGTATTAACCATGCAGCTGCAATATCCCAAATTTTTGGTGTCGCCTCTAAAGCAGCAATCGTTTGACCGATGGCAACACTAGTCATATTTAAACTAGATACCCCAAGTAGTCTTATTTTTCCTGGGAATGACTGCTCTGGTTTCATTTGTAAAACTTTAATTGAGCGGCTACAAAGAGAAATGCAGTCACTATTTTTCTTGAAACGTGATTCAGGCTTAAGTGGCTTGTCGTTTAGCCAAACTCCTTTTCCTTTTATGGCGAAAATTCTTTTTCTAAGTGCTGGTATGTCAAGGAAGGCTGTCTCAGGTTCCCCATTAGTGAAACGTGCTATTGATATTGCCCAGTATGGAATGCCTGCTGCAAAATTAGTTGTTCCATCGAGTGGGTCAACTACCCAATACTCACTGGAGCTAGGAATTGACTTCTTACCCTCTTCACTCAGGACGCCTTCTCCGGGAGTAATTTGAGATAACCCTTGAACTATTGTTTTATCACTCCACCTATCACATTCTGTAATAAGTGTTCCATCAGGCTTTATGTCAGAGTTGATTTGACCAAAATCTTGAAGTTGACGTTTTCCAACCTCATCAACTAATTGATGAATTGCAATTAGTTGAGCTTTGCTCAGAGGTTTAGATATTGGGTCTTGATTCATTTTTATTTATTTAGAAGCTATAGCTGACATAGGGGAATTAAATTTGATTCATAGAGTGATTTGCTATCTATGTCACTTTGATTTTGTGGATTGACTTTGATATCACATGGTTTGATGTTATCTAAACCCGTTTGTCTACTTAAGTCAGCTAATAGAGTGTTATAGCTAGTGACCGAAATAATATAACGAACCTCGGAATCAGTTAAATCTCTTTGGTTGTTTACAACTTCTCGTTGTGTAGTAATACCTGATTTGTATCTAAGTTTTGCAAGTCTTAAAGACTCTCTTGCAGACAAAACTTCTGTGTACGAAGCAGAAATATTTAGTTTAGCCGACTCTAGTTTGAAGAATACTTGTTCAACTTCTTGTCTAATTTGAGCTCTTCTTGCGGCAAAATTTAGTTTTGCTTCTTTTGCTTTACTTTTATTGTAATTATACAAAGATCTTGAATTGCCTCCATCAAAAATAAACCATGTTGCATTGAGCCCAATGGTGTTAGAAAAATTGGAGGATGTGTTGCTGGTGTTTGGAGATATTTGATTTAACTCACCTTTCGCAAATGAAGAGGTCGATGTATTTACAATGCTTAATTTTGGTTGGCTAGCAGCAAGTGCAGCATTTGCATTACTATTATTAATTGATATTTCTAATAGGATACTTTCGAGTTCTTCTCTTGAATTATAAGCAGCTATAATACTATCCTCTAATGATAAATCCCATATACCTGTAACTTGAGTTTTTGTACCAATTAATGGTGTTACATCCTCTGGAAAATTAAGTATTTCAGCAAGAGATCTTTGACCAATTTTTTGATCACCTAATTTAATATTAAACAATTGCTGATCTCTAGCTAATTGAGTTCTAGCTTCTAGAACTTCTAATTTCGTACCAATACCTGATTCAAATCTAATTTCTGCGTCTCTTAACCCAATAGTCGAGGATTCAATTGATTTCTTTGCTACTTCTATTTCCTCATTGGCTTTTTGCAAATTGAAGTAACGTTTTTTTGCCTCTAATTTTAAATCTCTTAAAATTATTGCGTAAGAATATTTTGACTTTTCAAAACTATCTCTAGCTGATGCTATCTCTGGGACTCTTGCAGGATTAATTAAATCCCATTTTACTTGAGCGGAGATAGAGGAACTCCATTGTTTACTCGAAGTATCTTGTATTACGCTTGATTCATTAAAGTTATTAGATTCAAAATATTGGGGAATACCATTAGCTGTTAGGTTTAATGTTGGGTACCATGAGGATAAAGAACTTTTTAATATTGATTTGGCTTGCTCAACTCTTTCTAAGTAGATTTTAATTGCTCGGTTGTTGTTTATAAGTAAATTTTCTAACTGATCAAGGTTAACTTTTTGATAAGTTTTTACTAATACTTCGCGTGATCTAGAGGGTAAAAAAAGATCTTCAGGCGCATTTAATTCATATAAGACCCGCTGTTGTTTTTGATTTTGACTTAGGCTTTTACTTGAGTTTCCTTTTATCTTTGTATTGGAAGTTATTTTTTGCGAACTTGTAGCCCACAAAGGATTGAGCCCAGATATAAATAAACCTGCAACAATTAGAAACTTTCTCTTCACTCTCCTCATAGTTATAAGAAAAACTGAGATGGATTTAGTAAAGCAATTATGCTTTACCAAGTGCTTTGTTCACGATGTCTTGTGCATCATGGACAATTCTTACAGATACATTAAGTGACAAAGAGAGCTCTTGAAGTGTCATGTCATCAAGAAAGATTTTTTCACCTTGTCTTAGCATGACCGATGGTATAAGTAATTCATCGCCTAATTCTTTTCCGCGCAGTCCTTTTATGAGGTCTTGGCCTGTGAGTAGGCCAGTAACAATTTGTTCTTGCCCCCAATAAGGACTTGGAAGCCCATAAAGATGGAGTGTGAAATTATTTATTTTATTTATTCGCTTGCAAGGCTTCTGTAATTCATTTTCAACAAGTTTGCCAACAACCCAGCTGCAGGTTTTCTTTTGATCAATTTTGGTCGGCAAATCTCTTGTGGCTTCATCCATTGCTCTAAGAAAACTGCGAATACTTCCTACTCCATTCTCTTTTTGAGGTAGATCTTCGTAAGAATTAAGAGAGGGTAAAGCCTTCTTCGCTATTAAATACCATTCGTCAGATAACCAAGCAAAACGGGACCCCGTTGATTTATAAAATATTCTTTGCATTGGCTCAACCTGATTGATTACTTTTGTCGCACAAACAGGATCCACGGGTATCAGCCCGTCATTACTGGGTCGAAACCTTGTTAGCCCAACTGGAACTACAGCTGCTGAGAGGACTACGGGGAAATCTCCTTGCGCAAAACTATATAGATCATTGATGGTTCGTTCTAAAGCTTTTCCATCATTTATTTCAGGGCAAACAACAATTTGAGCATGAATTTGTATTCTTTTTTTTGAGAACCAAGCTAACTGATTTAAAAGGTCAATAGCTTTAGGATTTCTTAGTAATTTCGACCTTAAAGAAGGATCTGTTGCATGCACTGATACAAATAAAGGAGTGAGTCTTTGTTCCTCAATTCTCTCCCAGTCTTGTTTGGAAAGATTTGTAAGTGTTAAGTAAGAACCATATAAAAAACTTAGCCTGTAGTCATCATCTTTTAGGTACAGGCTTTTTCTTTTCCCTGGGGGTTGTTGGTCAATAAAACAAAATGGGCATTGATTATTGCATTGTTTTAATCCATCAAATAAAGCTTCAGTAAAAGCAAGTCCTAACTCATCGTCATAATCTTTTTCAATGTCAATTGTATGTTGTTTATCTTTTTCATCTAATATTATTAGTTGAATATTTTCTTCAGCCATAAGAAATTTGTAATCAATAAGATCTCTTGGCTTTACACCATTAATACTAATTAATCGATCTCCAACTTCAAATCCAAGCTCCTCGCCTATTGAACCTTCTTCGATGGAGGCAACAACAGCAGGTTTAATTTTGTTTTGAGTTATCCTTAATGTGCTCATTTAGGCTCTTAAACAAGAAAATAAATTTTTTATACTTCTCGGGTGGTTTGAAAAAATTAAATTGATCTTGAAGAATCATTTATCTTTCAATATAAGTAAATTTTCAACAAAAAGTACTTAAGAAGATTTTTGAATCATCTCTTTTTATGAGGATTTTTAAAACTGGGCCTTGAAAAGCATTGTAATCATTGTAATTAAGAAGTTTTTAAGATTTTTTTTAAAAACTTTATTATTTGTATTCCTAAGACTGTTTGGTTTGGGTATCTACTTGAATGTAAATTCATAGAAGGTTGAGCTGAAAACCAACTCAGTTTTATTAATTCTGATTTACTCAAACAATCCCACCAAGCCCATAAATCAAAAAACGTCCTACCTGTCAAAGCCAAGGACATTGCAATTTTGGGCTAGCACAATGGTTGTCCTGCCGGTTTTTGTTCAGGCCCCATGGGTTCATGTGTTCCCTTTTTCAGCTTTTTTATTTAGTTTCATAATATTTTTTCTTGGATTTTATTTACTTAAATTTTGTAGTTATAGATGGTCCTCTATTGGTTCGCTATTGGTTGGTGTGAGTTGGAGCTGGTTAGGAGGATGTCTTTTTTGGGGATGGTTAAGAGCTCATCCTGTTTGGCATTTGCCTGTTGAGTCAATAGCTTTGCCAATAGCAGTAAGCCTCTTAAAGACTCGATGGAAAATCGGAGCCAGTTTCTATTTGGCATCTCTATTAGGAACTGCTTTTACTGACGTAATGATTGTTTTAACTGGTGTTATGAAGGCTTGGCCTGAAGTTGTAGATGCGCCTTTTTCAGAAGCTTCTAAAATTTTGAGTTTAACTGCCGAACAATTATTGGAACCTTTTTCATTATTTGCCATTTTTA from the Prochlorococcus marinus str. NATL2A genome contains:
- a CDS encoding inositol monophosphatase family protein encodes the protein MNQDPISKPLSKAQLIAIHQLVDEVGKRQLQDFGQINSDIKPDGTLITECDRWSDKTIVQGLSQITPGEGVLSEEGKKSIPSSSEYWVVDPLDGTTNFAAGIPYWAISIARFTNGEPETAFLDIPALRKRIFAIKGKGVWLNDKPLKPESRFKKNSDCISLCSRSIKVLQMKPEQSFPGKIRLLGVSSLNMTSVAIGQTIAALEATPKIWDIAAAWLILEELNCLINWLETNPKNILSGTDLTSVNFPLLTASTEDQLNNMLPWASALIQDS
- a CDS encoding trypsin-like peptidase domain-containing protein, producing MHGLDDNRLIIGSLKLRQKKYFKIFVLVVLIFLNFRYETPLHSSEASLLSQENHNKQSFVSKALNISGDAVVTIETQRQVLSSSEGVFPPGILNDRYFERFFGLRGLQVPRSRIEKGQGSGVIFSKEGLVLTNAHVIEKTDQLIVGLSDGRRVLGNVVGEDSLTDLAVIKLKAKGPWPTAQLGNSDNLKVGDWAIAVGNPFGLENTVTLGIISNLNRDVAQLGISDKRIDLIQTDAAINPGNSGGPLLNSVGEVIGINTLVRSGPGAGLGFAIPINRARKIAKDLITSGRAKHPMIGVTLSSNIKQKSNFLSQTEDGAIIKYLMPNGPAEKGGLKVNDLIISINNEKISTPADVVKKINKNNLQSALRIKILRENIESIKIIKPVDIYDLQV
- the xseB gene encoding exodeoxyribonuclease VII small subunit; the encoded protein is MPLENQVIPNHLSMSNKVTNKKNIEIFKQDINRLSYEESISALETILNNVQDENISLDEIQINYIKGHLLLKHCEELLQFCEQEINEINPEFLELD
- a CDS encoding DUF2973 domain-containing protein encodes the protein MLSNFLPFVYGLSVFVLLFLAARIMLNGFFSGQASFKIQNSFSKTKGDDRTGLVTVHPELLDKDGSITDEDLLTVRFSKDSDHPQSYEKPSE
- a CDS encoding TolC family protein; translated protein: MRRVKRKFLIVAGLFISGLNPLWATSSQKITSNTKIKGNSSKSLSQNQKQQRVLYELNAPEDLFLPSRSREVLVKTYQKVNLDQLENLLINNNRAIKIYLERVEQAKSILKSSLSSWYPTLNLTANGIPQYFESNNFNESSVIQDTSSKQWSSSISAQVKWDLINPARVPEIASARDSFEKSKYSYAIILRDLKLEAKKRYFNLQKANEEIEVAKKSIESSTIGLRDAEIRFESGIGTKLEVLEARTQLARDQQLFNIKLGDQKIGQRSLAEILNFPEDVTPLIGTKTQVTGIWDLSLEDSIIAAYNSREELESILLEISINNSNANAALAASQPKLSIVNTSTSSFAKGELNQISPNTSNTSSNFSNTIGLNATWFIFDGGNSRSLYNYNKSKAKEAKLNFAARRAQIRQEVEQVFFKLESAKLNISASYTEVLSARESLRLAKLRYKSGITTQREVVNNQRDLTDSEVRYIISVTSYNTLLADLSRQTGLDNIKPCDIKVNPQNQSDIDSKSLYESNLIPLCQL
- the xseA gene encoding exodeoxyribonuclease VII large subunit, giving the protein MTDLKNAKQSLTTYSVKELNESIGLLLSRGFAPKFILEAAVSKSQIKKGHLWLTLTDGKASVDAVAWSSTIKSLKFLPKQDDGVVIIGKLNFWESQARVSVQVFDIRPSISTVLRKFEIVKSNLFKEGLIDDSLRKKLPKYPHSLGILTSVPSSALADMLRTAKERWPLTKLQIIPIPVQGDNANKLKSILSKLKKNKLQVEALIIARGGGSREDLMLFDSEIIAREIATFPIPVITGIGHEDDLTVADLVSDHRSATPTAAIVDLLPSREIEKNKFLQNKKLLKYYLKLFFQNTKKTLITKKSIFQSYSPRLLIKNKRTRINYMYEILNALSPRKLLKRGFALITDESGNSIYSVKNIKENDKLIVQFCDGKITAEVDSLNYDKI
- a CDS encoding chlorophyll a/b-binding protein, translated to MKDNFEPRYGFVNFAEIWNGRLAMMGILIGLTTELLTGQGILTQMGIG
- a CDS encoding YihY/virulence factor BrkB family protein, giving the protein MGLNWTKKARWLFSSLWRAYERWSKCDCVDLSAAFAYYTLQSFFPILLISLSVASWFLGKQQGIEQRIIELTAEVLPSEVIALVASTLEQLINQGFGAGILGAMFLMITAGNAYLTLQRGADRLWEDVLPVKSKPDPLRLQAFRFIRNRIEAFFVVLLVGILMVIDQISANIRLIPEAVLEDLANTTPWVENAITKIPVLQVGQFILPLIGFSTMALLLQGLLPSRRVPLKPLIPGALMIGTLLTILNLAVSRSILSLGSRFQAYGFIGGVLVLTLWVWMVGVIIYFGQCWSVVIASMRRNRYV
- the abc-f gene encoding ribosomal protection-like ABC-F family protein, translating into MLRLEKISKIYPTGEVLKDVSWEIRNGERIGLVGVNGAGKSTQLKIIAGLEEATDGSLISEGDPSIAYLKQEFDVDLSRTVREELFVAFKEASDLLHSQKLVQENMESELASKDLDYLDLLIKELSVIQSKFESINGYDLESKVEKLLPTIGFNQNEADRLVGDFSGGWQMRIALGKILLQSPDLLLLDEPTNHLDLETIEWLENYLLNQKIAMVIVSHDRSFLDKVCTRIVNTERGKSKSYIGNYTSYLQQRDFELESTKVAYEKQQKDIQVQKAYIERFRASATRSTQAKSREKLLDKVEKIEAPENNLKGPNFKFLEAPRAGRDILNIKDLTHSYEDNILFLGAFLELEPGERIAFLGPNGSGKSTLLRLIMGLEEPDEGSITIGKYNIIPSYFEQNQAEALELEKTVIETISQSVPDWTQTEIRSLLGSFGLTNDSVFKEVSQISGGEKARLALALMIIKPSNLLILDEPTNHLDIPSKQMLEQALSNYNGTALIVSHDRYFISKVANTIVEIRDGQLIKYQGDYKYYKEKKIEEAQEKEKELQLAERERKRLANREKQRRKKKTKQK